A part of Desulfobacter sp. genomic DNA contains:
- the dksA gene encoding RNA polymerase-binding protein DksA produces the protein MKKEELEYFKNLLTDRLNELLSHADSTVTGMTKPKENFADPTDRASHEAERSFELRIRDREHKLIKKIKKALVRIENGSFGYCEKCEEDISIERLKARPVTTQCIECKTREEDMEKALGI, from the coding sequence ATGAAAAAAGAAGAACTCGAATATTTTAAAAACCTGTTGACGGACCGGCTCAATGAACTGCTTTCCCATGCGGACAGCACGGTGACCGGGATGACCAAGCCCAAGGAAAATTTCGCCGATCCTACAGACCGGGCCTCCCACGAAGCGGAGAGAAGTTTTGAACTTCGTATCCGGGACCGGGAGCATAAATTGATTAAAAAAATTAAAAAAGCCCTGGTACGGATTGAAAACGGGAGCTTCGGCTATTGCGAGAAATGTGAAGAGGATATTTCCATTGAGCGCCTCAAGGCCAGACCCGTGACCACCCAATGCATTGAGTGCAAAACCCGGGAAGAAGATATGGAGAAGGCCCTGGGCATCTAA